In Solenopsis invicta isolate M01_SB chromosome 13, UNIL_Sinv_3.0, whole genome shotgun sequence, one DNA window encodes the following:
- the LOC105197029 gene encoding uncharacterized protein LOC105197029, with the protein MGRYCILCYNHDKAVSYHRIPTNVELRAKWAEFCRLKEIEIKDSFCLCSNHFITDDFLPTTSRNKLLKRGVIPTVFTVKRRKRCLNSNETSAKGSDATSNTTVLMSSERELVAHENMEDSLKNNVDVSGQKLISDKNIIKDFWKNDMDIDQVLADSVAESVTSVRSSSPPHMPRYIGDIRTPHLATPRRAKRALNLTKVIVKRQRRKILSLQQTTTRLKKRINNIKELVKHLKEKNLISEDAMDQFKVYFCHSANNSSANKLLSANVDSTDFFL; encoded by the exons ATGGGTCGTTACTGCATTTTGTGTTACAATCATGATAAAGCAGTCTCTTATCACCG AATTCCCACAAATGTGGAATTGAGAGCGAAGTGGGCTGAGTTTTGTCGATTGAAGGAAATTGAGATAAAGGATTCCTTTTGTTTATGCTCGAACCATTTCATTACTGATGATTTCCTTCCTACAACATCAagaaataagttattaaaaaggGGAGTCATACCGACAGTTTTCACCGTTAAAAGAAGGAAAAG ATGTTTAAATAGCAATGAAACATCTGCAAAGGGATCTGATGCAACAAGTAATACAACTGTGCTCATGTCCAGTGAAAGAGAACTAGTCGCACATGAAAATATGGAAGAttccttaaaaaataatgttgatgTCAGTGGACAAAAACTAATTTCAGACAAAAATATCATTAAggatttttggaaaaatgataTGGATATTGACCAAGTGTTGGcag ATTCTGTTGCAGAGTCAGTGACTAGCGTACGTTCTTCTAGTCCTCCTCACATGCCACGGTATATTGGCGATATACGGACGCCTCATTTAGCTACACCTCGAAGAGCTAAACGAGCACTTAATCTAACGAAAGTTATAGTGAAGAGGCAAAGAAGAAAGATTTTAAGTTTACAACAAACAACAACTAGATTGAAAaagagaattaataatattaaagaactgGTTAAAcatcttaaagaaaaaaatttaatatctgaaGATGCTATGGATCAATTTAAGGTATATTTCTGTCATTCTGCCAATAATAGTTCTGCCAATAAACTGCTTAGTGCCAATGTTGATTCAacagatttttttctataa